Within Pseudomonas sp. LBUM920, the genomic segment CCCCCTGGCCTGGCTGCTCAATGGCATCAGCCTGTTATTGCTGCGCCCGTTCGCTCGCAAATCCGGCGTGGTGAAAAAGAGCGACGAACCATTGCCCGATCACGACGATGAACCCGAGCCCGAGGCCGACGACAATCGTACGCCCGGCATGCCCGGCATTCACGCGTTGGACAACATCACGGTCAACGACATCCTGGTGCCGCGCAGCGAAGTGGACGGTATCAACCTGGATGACTCGGTCGAGGAAATCATCGAGCAACTGCGCACCTCGCAGCGCACCCGTTTGCCGGTGTTCCACAGTGACATCAACCAGGTCGAAGCGGTGCTCAATACCCGGCAGATCCAACACCTGCTGCCCGACGCCAGCCTGACCAAAGAAGCCTTGCTCGCCGCCTGCCACGAGCCCTATTTCGTCCCCGAAAGCACGCCCCTACAACTGCAATTGCTGAACTTCCACAAGCAGCAGCGGCGCCTGGGCATGGTGGTGGACGAATACGGCGAAGTGCTGGGCATCGTCACTCTGGAAGATATCCTCGAAGAAATCGTCGGCGAATTCGAAAGTGATCAGGCAACGGACAACCCGCATATCGAAGCGCAGCCCGACGGCCGCTACATCATCGACGGCGCCGCTTCGATCCGCGAGCTGAATAAAAGCCTGGGCTGGCACCTGCCCAGCGACGGCCCCAAGACCCTCAACGGCCTGGTGACCGAAGCGCTGGAGACCATTCCGGATTGCGCGGTGTGCCTGAAGATCGGCCGCTATCGCCTGGAAATCCTCGAGACCGAGGACAACCGCGTGAGCAAGGTACTGATCTGGCACACCAGCCGCGTGCCTGTCGCCGCCTGACCCCCTGGCAAAACACATTGCCCATGTGGGAGCTGGCTTGCCTGCGATGGCATCACCTTGGTACTCCTGATGTACCGGGGCGCCTGTATCGCAGGCAAGCCAGCTCCCACATTGATCCGGTTTCCAGCCAACAGATCCTCGCCCGCCCTCTTGTTGTATGTTCAAACCCCTTCCTATAATCGGGACGGCTTACCAGAGCCCCGCCCGACCGCGTGCTACCCGCACTCAGCGCGTCCAGGCACTGCGTTACCGTGTCTGACCGGTGTTTGCTCCCATCCCGAGCCGCCCCGCTTACACCCCTGATCCATGGGTGTTTGACTAATAATAATCCGCGTCCAAACGCGCAATGACCGTCAGGGATACCTCAATGAGCACCACCTATAACGAGGCTGCAACCGCCGCCCCGCTCAACTCGACCGCACGGGTCGCCACCGCGAGCATCGTCGGCACCGCCATCGAGTTCTACGATTTCTACATCTACGCCACGGCCGCTGCGCTGGTGATCGGCCCGGTGTTCTTCCCACAGACCTCCGGCACCGCGCAGATGCTGGCGTCGTTCCTGACCTTTGGCATCGCCTTCATCGCTCGCCCGCTGGGTTCGGCGCTGTTCGGCCACTTCGGTGACCGTATCGGGCGCAAATCAACCTTAGTCGCCTCGTTGCTGCTGATGGGCGTGTGCACCACGCTGATCGGTTTGCTGCCGGGTTACGACAGCATTGGCGCGTGGGCCCCGATCCTGTTGTGTGTGCTGCGCTTCGGCCAGGGCCTGGGGCTTGGCGGCGAATGGGGCGGCGCAGCATTGCTGGCCACCGAGAACGCCCCCAAGGGCAAGCGCGCCTGGTTTGGCATGTTCCCGCAATTGGGCCCTTCGATTGGCTTTCTGGCGGCCAACGGTTTGTTCCTGATCCTGGCCATGAGCCTGAACGACGAGCAGTTCCGCAGTTGGGGCTGGCGCATCCCGTTCATTCTCAGCGCAGCGCTGGTGATGGTTGGCCTGTATGCACGCCTCAAACTGCATGAAACCCCGGTGTTCGCCAACGCCGTCGCCAAAGAAGCGCCGGTGAAAGTGCCGTTGGTAGAGTTGTTCAGCCAGCATTGGCTGCCGGTCCTGCTGGGCGCGGCATCGATGGTGGTGTGCTATGCGTTGTTCTACATCACCACCGCGTTCTCGCTGAGTTACGGCGTTTCAACACTGGGCTACAGCCGCGAGACGTTCCTGGGCCTGCTCTGCTTTGCGGTGTTGTTCATGGGCCTGGCTACGCCGCTGGCGGCCTTGGCCAGCGACCGTTACGGGCGCAAGCCGGTGCTGATCGTCGGCGCCATTCTTGCGATTCTGTCGGGTTTCACCATGGAGCCGCTGCTCACACACGGCTCGACTTGGGCCGTCGCTCTGTTCCTGGCACTGGAATTGTTTCTGATGGGCGTGACCTTCGCCCCAATGGGCGCGATGCTGCCGGAACTGTTCCCGACCCGCGTGCGTTACACCGGCGCGTCGGCGGCGTATAACCTGGGCGGGATTGTCGGGGCGTCGGCCGCACCATTTTTCGCGACCAAGCTGGTGGCGATGGGCGGGCTGAGTTATGTGGGCGGGTATGTGTCAGCGGCAGCGTTGCTCAGCTTGATTGCTGTGCTGTGCCTGAAAGAGACGCGGGATAATGATTTGAACAAGGTCGTCTGATAGACCGCTTTCGCGAGCAAGCCCGCTCCCACATTTGAAGGCATTCACAATTCAAAATATGTGAACCCAATCAAATGTGGGCGCTGGCTTGCCTGCGATGGGCGCGACGCGGTTTTACAGCTCTACAACAACCGCCTTCGAAGCACGAGTCGCCTTGGCCCGCGCCGCCTCAATCGACTCATCCCGCGCCAACGCCACACCCATCCGGCGCTGACCATTGACTTCTGGCTTGCCAAACAGACGCAACGCCGTGTCCGGCTCGCTCAAGGCCGCGCCGAGGTTGGCGAACGCGGTCTGGGTCGACTGCCCTTCTACCAGAATCACCGCCGAGGCCGAAGGCCCGAACTGGCGGATCAACGGAATCGGCAGGCCCAGGATCGCACGCGCGTGCAGCGCGAACTGCGACAGGTCCTGAGAAATCAAGGTCACCAAGCCGGTGTCATGCGGGCGCGGCGACACTTCGCTGAACCACACTTGATCGCCCTTGATGAACAATTCCACGCCAAACAGACCACGGCCACCCAGCGCCTCGGTCACGGCTTTGGCGACGCGCTCGGATTCTGCCAGGGCAATCGGGCTCATCGCTTGCGGCTGCCAGGATTCCTGGTAGTCGCCTTTCTCCTGACGGTGGCCGACCGGCGCGCAGAAGGTGGTGCCGCCAATGTGGCGCACAGTCAGCAGGGTGATTTCGTAATCGAAGTCGATAAAGCCTTCGATGATCACGCGGCCTTTACCGGCACGCCCGCCTTCCTGAGCGTAATCCCAGGCTTTGCGCACGTCATCGGCGCTGCGCAGCAGGCTCTGGCCCTTGCCCGAAGAACTCATCACCGGCTTGACCACACACGGGAAGCCCAGGTCCTGGACGGCCTTGCTGTAGTCCTCGAACGTGTCGGCAAAGTGGTACGGCGACGTCGGCAGGTCCAGCTCTTCGGCGGCCAGGCGACGGATGCCTTCGCGGTTCATGGTCAGCGAGGTGGCACGCGCGGTCGGAATCACGGTGAAGCCTTCGGCTTCAAGCTCTACCAGCGTGGCGGTGGCGATGGCTTCGATTTCCGGCACGATAAAGTGCGGCTTCTCGGCTTCGATCACGGCACGCAGGGCGGCGCCGTCGAGCATGTTGATCACGTGGCTACGGTGCGCAACCTGCATGGCAGGCGCGTTGGCGTAACGATCCACGGCAATCACTTCAACGCCCAGGCGTTGCAGTTCGATTACCACTTCCTTGCCCAGCTCACCGCAGCCACACAGCAAAACGCGGGTCGCGGTTGGCGACAATGGAGTTCCGATTCGGGTCATCTCAGGTCCTCAGGGGAGCGGATCATGGGGAGAAAGGCCGGCATTTTACATGAACTGCAAGAATTGGCCTCAGTTGGCGACGGCGCGTTTGCGCAGGCGCCAGGCCATGATCAGCCACACCACTGTGACTCCGGCGAATTTCGACACCAACGCCGTACCCGCCACCGCTGGCGTCAGCGCGCCGATCAGGCCGAAGAAGATAAAGGTATCGAGGGGAATACTCAGCGCCGAACTTATCCACAGGCGATCGTGCAGTGGACGCTTGGTGATGCTGAACACCAGCCAGTCAATGCATTCGGACACCGCAAATGCCGTGGCGCTGGCCAGGGCGATGGACGGGTCGGAAGTGATATACGACAGCACCAGCGCCGCCAGCATGGCGAGTATCGCGCCATGGCCGAAGCGGGTTTGCACCATGTCGCGCAGGATAAACACCAGGCCGCCCCAGGCGGACCAGATGACGTCCAGATGCGGAGCGGTGGAAAAGGCGAAGTTGATCAGCACGACGCTGCTGATGTAGGCGATCAGGAAGAGCATGGAGATGGACCTGTGGGTAATGCCGCACAGGGTACACAATTACAGGGATGTCGTCTGGCAGGGCCTCATCGCAGGCAAGCCAGCTCCCACATTTTTGAAAGTATTCACATAGCAATTGTGGGAGCTGGCTTGCCTGCGATAGCGATGGCTCAGGCGCCGGATTTTCCCGGCATCATCCACACCAACCCACTCGCCTTCGCCCGCTCATGACACAACCCCAACACCACCCGGCGTTCGGCATTGTCCATGCGGCTCCAGCGCGTAATCTCATCCACGTTGCGCTGGCAGCCTGTGCAAATATCATCGTCATCCAGCGCGCAAATGCTCACGCAGGGCGAGGCAACAGGGCGTTCAATCGGGTTCATTCTTCCTGCTCAACCAAGTCCCGCGCATAGCGCTGCGCGTTATGCACATAGTGCGCGGCGCTGGCTTCGAGCATGCGTTTCTGCGCTTCGGTCAACTCGCGCACCACTTTGCCCGGCGAGCCCATTACCAGCGAGCCATCGGGAATTTCCTTGCCTTCGCCGATCAGCGAATTGGCGCCAATGATGCAGTGCTTGCCGATTTTGGCGCCGTTGAGGATCACCGCGTTGATGCCAATCAGGCTGTAATCGCCGACGGTGCAGCCATGCAGCATGGCGTTATGGCCAATGGTCACGCCGGTGCCCAGGGTCAGCGGGTAGCCCATGTCGGTGTGCATCACGCTGCCGTCCTGCACGTTGCTGTTCTTGCCGATCAGGATCAGTTCGTTGTCGCCACGCAACACCGCGTTGAACCACACATTGGCGCCCTCCTCCAGCTTGACCTTGCCGACCAGCGTGGCATTGGGCGCCACCCAGCTTTGCGGATGAGTCTCGACGCGGGTGTCGCCCAGGCGGTATTTCATGGTGTGTCCTCACGGCGGTGCCATTCAAGCGATGGCTCAGGTATTGATGAAACTCATGGGTGGCTGGTGCAGGCTGATCTGCGCGTCGTCATAGAGAAGGTTGATCAGCTCGACAATCATGATTGCCGTCAGCCCCCAGATTTTGTATTCGCCAAACCGATAGCTGGGCACATACCAACTGCGGCCCTGGTAATCGATACGGTGGGTATGCTCGCGCGGGTCCTGGCGGAAGAACTCCAGAGGCACGCTGAATACGGCGGCGATCTCGGCATCATTGGCCAGGTATTCAACGTAATCGGGGATAACCCCGACATACGGCGTTACGCGGATACCGTGCAGGGAAATCAGTGGGCTCAACGGGCCGATGACTTCCACCAGGCCGGGCGGCAGGCCGATTTCTTCTTCGGCTTCGCGCAGCGCGGTAAAGATCAGGTCCGGGTCTTCGGGGTCACGCCGCCCGCCCGGAAACGCCACTTCGCCGCCGTGGGTCGACAGGCCGCTGGCGCGCAGGGTCAGGATCAGCTCGGGTTCGTCACTGCGGGTAATCGGCACCAACACGGCAGCCTCGGGGAAACGCCCGTCAGTTTCCAGTGTGTGAGGGGTGTGATTGCTTACCCGGCGAAGTAGCTCGTCCAGCATGAGTCATCTCGGTCTGTTGGCTACCTTGCATCATGCACCAAAGCGGGCGGGTGCCCAACCCCAAAACCCGGCACATGTCGCGAAACGACAACTTGCAGGGCCCTGCCCGCCAAGCCAAGATAGGCCCACTCTCCAGGAACCCCAGCATGAACTTCTGCAGCCAGTGCGGTAAACCGGTTACCCAGCGCATTCCCGAAGGCGACACACGCCTGCGCTATGTGTGTGATCACTGCTCGACCATTCACTACCAGAACCCCAATATCGTCGCCGGCACCGTGCCAGTGTGGGGCGATCAAGTGCTGCTGTGCCGCCGCGCCATCGAGCCGCGCCTGGGTTACTGGACCTTGCCCGCAGGCTTTATGGAAAACGGCGAGACCGTGGAACAGGCCGCCATGCGCGAAACCCTGGAAGAAGCCTGCGCCCGCGTGCGCAACATGAGCATCTACACCCTCATCGACGTGCCGCACATCAGCCAGGTGCATATTTTCTATCGCGCCGAACTGGTCGACCTGGACT encodes:
- a CDS encoding gamma carbonic anhydrase family protein yields the protein MKYRLGDTRVETHPQSWVAPNATLVGKVKLEEGANVWFNAVLRGDNELILIGKNSNVQDGSVMHTDMGYPLTLGTGVTIGHNAMLHGCTVGDYSLIGINAVILNGAKIGKHCIIGANSLIGEGKEIPDGSLVMGSPGKVVRELTEAQKRMLEASAAHYVHNAQRYARDLVEQEE
- the purT gene encoding formate-dependent phosphoribosylglycinamide formyltransferase; this translates as MTRIGTPLSPTATRVLLCGCGELGKEVVIELQRLGVEVIAVDRYANAPAMQVAHRSHVINMLDGAALRAVIEAEKPHFIVPEIEAIATATLVELEAEGFTVIPTARATSLTMNREGIRRLAAEELDLPTSPYHFADTFEDYSKAVQDLGFPCVVKPVMSSSGKGQSLLRSADDVRKAWDYAQEGGRAGKGRVIIEGFIDFDYEITLLTVRHIGGTTFCAPVGHRQEKGDYQESWQPQAMSPIALAESERVAKAVTEALGGRGLFGVELFIKGDQVWFSEVSPRPHDTGLVTLISQDLSQFALHARAILGLPIPLIRQFGPSASAVILVEGQSTQTAFANLGAALSEPDTALRLFGKPEVNGQRRMGVALARDESIEAARAKATRASKAVVVEL
- a CDS encoding NUDIX hydrolase is translated as MNFCSQCGKPVTQRIPEGDTRLRYVCDHCSTIHYQNPNIVAGTVPVWGDQVLLCRRAIEPRLGYWTLPAGFMENGETVEQAAMRETLEEACARVRNMSIYTLIDVPHISQVHIFYRAELVDLDFAAGPESLEVKLFDEADIPWSELAFRTVGRTLECFFADRRQQRFPVRSESVPPMTRPAK
- a CDS encoding VUT family protein, translating into MLFLIAYISSVVLINFAFSTAPHLDVIWSAWGGLVFILRDMVQTRFGHGAILAMLAALVLSYITSDPSIALASATAFAVSECIDWLVFSITKRPLHDRLWISSALSIPLDTFIFFGLIGALTPAVAGTALVSKFAGVTVVWLIMAWRLRKRAVAN
- a CDS encoding DUF1289 domain-containing protein; the encoded protein is MNPIERPVASPCVSICALDDDDICTGCQRNVDEITRWSRMDNAERRVVLGLCHERAKASGLVWMMPGKSGA
- a CDS encoding transporter associated domain-containing protein; this translates as MDNLPLGPMLAVIALLVLWAALFTAIEAAQQHVLALRPGTRQGDKAAARLNFPRNSLILCNSLCRAAVVILCTLLAIYAWAQNGPWLGWLISCAILLVLADYLPRALAVRHPQAVLGFGNTLLGVPLKILYPLAWLLNGISLLLLRPFARKSGVVKKSDEPLPDHDDEPEPEADDNRTPGMPGIHALDNITVNDILVPRSEVDGINLDDSVEEIIEQLRTSQRTRLPVFHSDINQVEAVLNTRQIQHLLPDASLTKEALLAACHEPYFVPESTPLQLQLLNFHKQQRRLGMVVDEYGEVLGIVTLEDILEEIVGEFESDQATDNPHIEAQPDGRYIIDGAASIRELNKSLGWHLPSDGPKTLNGLVTEALETIPDCAVCLKIGRYRLEILETEDNRVSKVLIWHTSRVPVAA
- a CDS encoding CoA pyrophosphatase, whose protein sequence is MLDELLRRVSNHTPHTLETDGRFPEAAVLVPITRSDEPELILTLRASGLSTHGGEVAFPGGRRDPEDPDLIFTALREAEEEIGLPPGLVEVIGPLSPLISLHGIRVTPYVGVIPDYVEYLANDAEIAAVFSVPLEFFRQDPREHTHRIDYQGRSWYVPSYRFGEYKIWGLTAIMIVELINLLYDDAQISLHQPPMSFINT
- a CDS encoding MFS transporter, producing MSTTYNEAATAAPLNSTARVATASIVGTAIEFYDFYIYATAAALVIGPVFFPQTSGTAQMLASFLTFGIAFIARPLGSALFGHFGDRIGRKSTLVASLLLMGVCTTLIGLLPGYDSIGAWAPILLCVLRFGQGLGLGGEWGGAALLATENAPKGKRAWFGMFPQLGPSIGFLAANGLFLILAMSLNDEQFRSWGWRIPFILSAALVMVGLYARLKLHETPVFANAVAKEAPVKVPLVELFSQHWLPVLLGAASMVVCYALFYITTAFSLSYGVSTLGYSRETFLGLLCFAVLFMGLATPLAALASDRYGRKPVLIVGAILAILSGFTMEPLLTHGSTWAVALFLALELFLMGVTFAPMGAMLPELFPTRVRYTGASAAYNLGGIVGASAAPFFATKLVAMGGLSYVGGYVSAAALLSLIAVLCLKETRDNDLNKVV